A genome region from Fusobacterium perfoetens includes the following:
- the ylxM gene encoding YlxM family DNA-binding protein, which translates to MELKEMIEIGILLDYYKVLLTEKQSKYLIEYFEEDLSLTEIAENYGISRQAVYDNVKRGIKILRNYEEKLKFYQRDKELREKLLELKKDFKMEKLDEIIEKLS; encoded by the coding sequence ATGGAATTAAAAGAGATGATAGAAATAGGAATTCTATTGGATTATTATAAAGTTCTTTTAACAGAAAAACAAAGCAAATATTTGATTGAATATTTTGAAGAGGATCTATCACTTACAGAGATAGCTGAGAATTATGGAATCAGTAGACAGGCTGTATATGATAATGTTAAAAGAGGAATAAAAATTCTAAGAAATTACGAAGAAAAATTAAAGTTTTATCAAAGAGATAAAGAACTTCGTGAAAAATTATTAGAACTTAAAAAAGACTTCAAAATGGAAAAACTTGATGAGATAATAGAAAAATTAAGTTAG